The genome window GTCAAAGTCACCAACAAAGTACTGAGTACCAGAACCTCCATTCGGGCCTCCGGAACCTACACTGACAATCAGCACATATTTGTATTGATCTGAACCTTCAATGGGCAGCAGAACTAAATCCGGACATTCCCAAACACCAATATGGCTGCCCCAGTCTTTGCCAAAGTTACTTTCAAAGTTCCAGTCGATTAAGTTTTTTGAGCTATAAAAACCTATATGATCCGCCTGAGCCAATACCATAATCCATTTGTTACTCTGCTCATGCCATACCACTTTAGGGTCACGAAAATCTTTGATCCCGGGATTGGCTAACACAGGGTTTGCCTGATGTTTGATCCAGCTACGGCCTTTATCCAGGCTATAGGCCAGACCTTGAGTCTGGAAATCTGTCCGGCCCTGTTTTTCTCCTACGGGGTCATGATAGGTATAAATGGCCACTATAGGCGGGTTCTCTTTCGTGCCAAGACCGCTGCTGTTTTTATGATCAACGACGGCACTGCCTGAAAATATTGTGCCTAAAGGATCCGGGGATAAGGCGATGGGCTGATGTTCCCAGTGCAGCAGATCTTTACTGATAGCATGGCCCCAATGCATTGGGCCCCAGACTGATGCATCCGGATTGTGCTGATAAAACAGGTGGTATTCACCCTGGTAATAGAACATACCGTTTGGGTCATTCATCCAGCGTTGTTCAGGCGAAAAATGCACTTGCGGCCTGTATTGTTCGTGATAAAGCGGCGGCTCACCAGCCGCTGTTTTTTCTGCTATTGGGGGCATGTTACAGCCTGCTAAAACTAAAGCTGTGCATAAAACATAAATGCGACGCATAGGTTATATCTCCTTCGACAGCAGGCTACCGGATAATTCTTCCAGGGTCCTGCCTTTGGTTTCTGGCATCATGGTTTTGACAAAAATGAGTTGTAACACCATGGCGAACGTGAAAAATGCAAACACCTGAGCAGCGCTGAAATGGGCAAGAACCCAGGGCATCATCAGGGTGATCAGAGCAGCAAAGATCCAGTGAGTACCTGAACCCAGTGACTGGCCTTTAGAGCGCACAGCATTTGGGAATATCTCAGAAATAAAGACCCAGATCACAGCGCCCTGACCTATGGCATGGGCTGCAATAAAGGTAAAAATGGCAGCCACAACAAAGTAACCTGTGACTCCGCTGGAGAAGGCCCAACTGACGGTTGCGAGTGACAGGATGTAACCCACAGAGCCAATATACATCAGCGTTTTTCGACCCAGACGATCAATCAGATAGAGCCCCAGCATGGTAAAGATTAAGTTGATCACTCCTATACCAGCACTGGACAGCAGTGAGGCTGAGCTATCCAGCCCTGCCAATTCAAAAACACGGGGAGCGTAATAAATTATAAAATTGATACCGGACACCTGATTAAAGACGGCAATCAGAAATGCCAGCATGACGGGGAAACGGTAGCGTTTGGCCAACAAGGATTCGTTGGCATGAACCCGCTGCTCACGCTGGAAATCGGAAATAATTTGCTCAGCATTTTGATGCCCAAGCTGGCTAAAGACGGCTCTGGCCTGTTCAGGCTTTTGTTGTTGCAATAGCCAGCGGGGACTTTCAGGAGCACGTAACACCATCAGTAAATAGGCCAGCGCAGGGATAGTTTCTACGCCCAGCATTAAGCGCCAATCAGCTTCAATAGTGCCGGCCAGCAAATAATTCGACAGGAATGCGACCAGAATTCCGAATACAATCTGGAACTGATACAAAGCGACCAGCCTGCCACGCCAGGCTGCCGGAGCAATTTCTGCGATATAGGCCGGAACTGCAATAGAGGACATACCCACACCTAAGCCGCCAATAAAACGCAGCACTGCAAAACTGTAGGGATCAGGAGCTAAGGCGCTGCCAATAGCGGATACTGTATAAAGCACCCCAATCAGCACCAATGTGTATTTACGTCCAAAGCGGTCACAAGGCCAACTGCCGAACAAGGCTCCCAGAACTGTACCCCATAATGCTGAGGACATCACAAATAAACCATGAAACAGAGGGGAGCTTTGCCAAAGCTCTTGTGTGGGTTTATCTGCGCCGGAAATAACGGCCGTATCAAAACCAAACAAAAAACCAGCGACAGCAACTGTCATCGCCCAATACAAAATTTTATTCATGTCTTTCTTCTTTAGTGACAACAGTCAGAGCTAACACCAGGCCAGCTCTGACTGTTGCTGGTTAGTATCCCGGGTTCTGGATGTACAACCCGCCGCTTAAGTTGATCTGCAGATTTGGGATCGGCAGGTATTCGTGTTTGTTTTTGGTGAAATGAGCCGATTGCAGGTAAGGTTTTCGGCCTTTTTCGATCAGGAAATACTGATCCAGCGTTTCTTTGGCTATACCCCAGCGCACCAGATCAAAAAAGCGATGCCCTTCCAGTCCTAACTCCAGCCGACGCTCCCAACGCAGAGCTTGTCGGGCTTCGTCTTTTGAGTTGAAAGCGCTGTATTGACCTATTCTGTAGATACTGGCGTTGTTTAAACGAGCTGTGCTGGCTGCAGCTCTTTGACGTAACCTGTTAATAATAGGAACTGCTTCGTTCATTCGATCCAGCTCAATCAGGGCTTCAGCTTTCCATAACAACACATCTGAAAAACGCACCAGCACAGTGTTCAGGGAGAAAATAGGAAAAGGGCCATTTTCACCACGACAATCGCAGTCTGGATGTTCTAAATCTTTCATCCCGGTATAGTTGCCATAGATAGCAGGTGCTCTGGACCAGGAATCTCCACCATGGATTAAATTGGCATCGTATTTAAAAGGTTTGCCTTCCATCGCGACAGTGTGATCCAGCCGTGGGTCAACAGCGTCAGTGTCTTTGTTATAAACAGCGTTATTACCTGTCTCAAACAAAGGCAAGCCATCAGCCCCTGTTTTAAAGGCATTGACAAAGTTTTCTGTCGGCACATGAAAACCACAACAACCAAAGCCACCTGACTGAGGAGCGTTTAATGCGCTGGCCCAGCTGCCGCGTCCATCCGGAGATCCATCATTTAATGAACGCTGTATTGCAAAAACGGATTCCACGCCATTTTCATACTCAACCAGGAAGTTTTTCGCATAGTCGTCATGCAGGTTATAGACATTCGACTGTTCGACTTCGGTCACCAATCTGACGACTTCATTGAGCTTGTCTGCATTGATGGCGATCACATTGTGTTGTTCGTCTTGCTCATAAGCCTGATACAACAAGGTTTTTGCCAGTAATGCTTTTGCAGAAAGGGCGGATGCCCTGCCGACATCTTTTTGTACATCAGGCAAATTGTTCACTGCAAAACGAAAATCTTCCGCTATTTTGTCCCACAGCTGCTGATCCGTCAGATCGCGGTTACCTGTGGTTAGTATTTGCTCCTGCGACAGAGTTTCATCTATCCAGGGGATCCATTTGTGGTGGATTTTCAGGTCAAAGTAAAACAGAGCTCTGACAAAACGAGCTTCAGCAGCCTTTGACTGCAGTGTTTCTTTCACCGCACTGTCGGCGCTGGCGATGACACGCAGCACTTCGTTAGCCCTTGAAATACCTGTGTAATTGCGGCTCCACTTTTTATCATTTAAATCAATAAGGTCGGGTGGAAACGATTCCATTTCCGGTACTATAGGTTCAAACATAGATAGAGCATGATAAGCAAAGATATCGGAAGGGCCGTTACCTCCTTTGTGGGCATCTCCTGCACGAAGATTTCCTGTAGGCCATAAAAAGTTGGGTGCTGTGTAATGGTCGTTGCCAAGGTAGCTATAAGTGGCAATCACCAGTGCATCTATGTTACTTACCGTGGAGATCTGCTCAGGTGTCAATACTGCCTTTGGTGGTACGTCGAGATCGTCACTTCCGCCACATGCAGCCAGCTGGAGTGCGAGCAGGCTACAGATTAAAGTGTATGTAAGCTGTTTCATGTTGGTTCTCATTCGTTGATGTGCTGAAATTGCTGTTAAAAGGTCATTTCAAGGCCAAGAGTGATACGGCGTGGTACCGGGAAGACTTCATTGGGTGTTTCCGGGTCTTCGCTTAAGGTTCCATCTGGGGTCAGAGTGAGTAAATTAGCGGCTTGTAAATAAATCCGGGCTTCCTGAATGCCAAACTTATCCAGCAGATCAAGATTAGGTCTGTAACCAACAGAAATATTTCTGAGCTTCAGATAGCTGCCTTCTTCCCAGAAAAAACTGGACTGACGGCCTTCGCCATTGGTATCAACCAGAGTCAGAGCAGGGACAGAGGAATCGCTATTTTGCACAGTCCAGGCATCCAGCACTCTTGAGCCATAATTAGAGCCAATATTCAGCGAAGTGAAATCTGTAAAAAGGCGCCAGTTGTTACGAATTTGGCCACCTTTCACACCTTGCCAGAACATATTCAAGTCCCAGTCGTTGTAGTTCAGTGTCAGATTAAAGCCATAAAGAAAATCAGGATCTGTAGTGGCAAAAAAGTCCTGATCGTTTTCATTGATCACGCCATTGCCATCCAAGTCAGCCCAGCGTATCCGTCCCGGAGCTGCACCGGCCTGAGTGGCATGTTCATCCACTTCGGTTTGGTTTTGAAACAAACCTTCGGCCACATAACCGTACACAGAGTTGATGGAACGACCAAGAATGGTTTTATCCTGACCGTTGCCACCAAAACTGTTGATCACGTCTTGCGGTAAAGCTGTGACCTTATTTCTGGATTTGGACAAGTTAAAGGATGCGTCCACTTTGAGATCGTCCCAGCCATCGAAACTTAACCAGTCCTGATAACCTAAGATCATTTCAAAACCATTATTTTCTATGGTGCCGCCGTTCACCCATTTTTGTGCTCCTTCGCCTAAAGTGGCTACAGGGCGGGTCAGTGTAAGAATGTCCTTTGTTTCTTTTTGATACCAATCGAAGCTTGCATAGACAGTGTTGGAAAACAGGTCAATATCCAGGCCTATGTTGCTTTGAGTGGATGTTTCCCACTTCAGGTCAGGGTTACCCGTTTGAGCGCGGACAAAACCTGAAGGCAAAGTACCGCCATTGGCGCCTGTGATGTCATACGCTGTGCCTTCGTCTTGTTGATTGGTAAACAAAGACTGAGTGGCGTAACGGGGGACGTAAGTAGTTGCAGTGGCATTGCCCGGGATTTCCTGATTACCGGTTTCACCCCAGCTCAGCCGTAGTTTCAGGTTGGATATAGAATCCAGATTAAAAAACTCTTCGTTGGACAGCACCCAGCCTGCAGAAAAAGCCGGAAAAGTGCCGTATTTATTGTTTTCGCCAAAACGGGATGAACCGTCACGTCGCACTGTGGCTGATGCAAGATAACGATCATCGTAGTTATAGTCGGCACGGGCAAACTGAGAGTCCAGTGCCCAGCTGTCGCCATCACCTTCTACCCGTACGTCCCGGGTAGCCTGAGATAAAAACGCAAAATCACGATCATTGGACGCAAAACCAGACCCTATGCCGCGGGCGGATTCGCTTTTAAAGTTGATTTGTTCAATACCAGCCAGCAGGTTGAAGTTGTGTTTATCATTTAATACCACTTTGTAGCTGGCGGTATTACTGGCAATGATACTGCGGCTCCAATTATCGTCGACCGTTAGTCTGTCGCCAAAGGTCAGAGTTCCTGCCTTAAAACTACGGGTAAAATTACGGAAGTAAAACTGGCTGTAGTCAACACTTAAACTGCTTTTGAGTTTCAGGTCGTTTAAAGGACTGTATTCGACAAAAAAGCCGGGCATCACTTTATTGAATCTATGGGTATTGTCACGGTTTTGCTCAATGATCCTGACCGGGTTATCTCTGTCAGTGATCCCAGGCACAGGGCCTCCCCAGCCACCCTCATCGTTAAAAACCGGTACTATGGATTGCTGTTCAATGGACAGACTAAGAATTTGCCCTGCTAAGTCATTAATCAGGTTGCCAACCTGATTAGTCAGCAGAAAAGTTTGACCTAGCTTTAAGCGGTCTTTAATCAATTCATGTTCAGAATTAAGCCGAAAGGCCATACGCTCAAAGCTAGAACCATCCACTATGCCGTCTGAGTCGTAATAACCGAATGAACTGTAATACCGGCTATTGTCATCTCCGCCAGATAAAGATGCATTAAAGTCCCGTACATCAGCTTCACGGGTGACTAAATCAAACCAGCGGGTGTCGGCAGGGCGTTGCAGATTGTCGGGATCTGTAAAAGCTGGAAGGTTTACGCTGTTGAGTTGTGGATTGTCGTAATCGCCATTCCAATCAAAGTTATACAAAGGGCTTGCTGTATTTGGATTGGTTTTGTCATTGACTGCCGCGCGCCATACGGCTACGCCTCTTTGTTCAGTATTCAGGGGTTGTAGATCATAATTATAACTTTCACGGGTCTGATTAAAACGAAAGTTAAAATCTAGTCCTTCCTGGCCCTTTTTTGTCGTGACCACAATGACGCCATTGCCCGCACGTGAACCATAAATGCTGGAGGAGGCAGCGTCACGCAGTACCTGCACGTCCGCTATATCATTGCTGTTGATCTCGTGCAAACCCGATTTAGTGGGAATACCGTCAATCACATACAGAGGGTCATTGTTTCCCAACGGGCCCAGACCCTGGCCACGAATACGCACTGTGGCTGCTGAGCTTGGGTTACCGCTGGTGGTTATTTGCAGGCCTGGTACCCGACCTTGCAAATTTTGCATGATATTCCCGGCCGGCATGTCGGCAATATCTTCAAGCTTTACTGTGGCTATAGCACCCGTCAGGTCTTTTTTCTCAACTGAGGCATAGCCATAAGAAACCTGAATTATTTCGATATCCTGCTGCTCTTTTTCCTTATTGGTTTTCTGCTCTTCCTGTATAGGCGGCTCTGTTTGTTGCTCTGCCCAAACGAAAGTGGGGAGTAACAAAGTGCTACTTGTCAGAAGCATATGAATGCCTCTCGCCAACGGATGCATGGAGAATGTTTTCATGTCTTGTCCTGTTGATGTGAATGTTATTTTTATCGACAATAAACAACGTTGTCTTTTTGTTTATAATGCAGGATGAACGTTTTTTCAACATATAAATCGAAGATTTGCACAGATGTTGTGCGTTTTCATTCAAATTGGTGCATCACTCTGTGATAACAAAGTACCTGAAGCCAATGCTATCGTTGTTTTTTTGACCTGGGGCTTGGCAATCTTCATAGGTTTGCCTGAGAAGGTTCTTGGTCGTCTTTTGTTGAAGTCAGAGGTCAGATACAGTTGGGAAGCCTGCCCGCTGCTTTAGGGGTGGATTGCTTGAGTGGCCGGAGAATTGCGATGGATTGAACCATTAAATGCAGAGGAAAGAGCAGGGAACAGACGTCGGATCCCCGCTAAACCTGCTTCCTCTTTAATGACCATCAGTTGGCTCTGTGTCCGCGAGTAACCATAGATGAGTAGATATCAATAAGCATCGTATGTGTCAGCTTCAGCTCAGACTAAAAACGATATCCAACGGATAATCGCAGCATACGGGGTTCCAGCGGATGAAAGTGCCTGTCTTCCACAGCTGTGGCTTCGTTTTGCAAACGGGATGGATAAAAATACACCATATCCGCCACTTTCCTGTTGGTGAGATTCAAGAGTTCAGCACCAAATTCCCATTCTTGCCATTGGTAGGATAAGTCCGCATTGAGGACTGTACTACTTGGCGCTTGCTGTTTGTTGTAGCTGTCGAGGGTTCTGTTGCCAAAATGGCGTAAACGTAGATTGGCATGCAGTCCTGTATCGTCATGGTAGTTGATAGCGATACTGGCGACGCTGGGTAAGGCACCTTCAATAAACCGGCCTTCATCTGCACTGTTACTTTTATACCTGCTGCGACTGGTGGCAAGTTCCAGATCCAAAGTCCATGCAGGGCTTATCCAGTAGTACCAGGCTAGCTCTGCGCCGGTTCTGCGAGATGCTCTGTTCGGTTCTGTGCCTCCGGCATCACCTATATAGACCAGCTCGGAATCAAGCTGCAAGGCCCAAACCGCGACCGAAATTTGCCATTGCTTCGATTGGAGATAACGCCAGCCGAGTTCTGCACCTTCAGAGCGAACCCAAAGTGGAACTGCATTAGCTGGTTCTCCGGTAACAGGATCTGTGTTAATGGTCGCGCCTCTGGCATCATTAGAATGCATGCCTTGTCCGACTGAAAAATCCCATTGCTGAGCTTCATCGCTTTGGTAGCGTAGTCCAAGTTTCACAGAGCTGATGCCTTGTGAGGCCCGTCCACTATTTTCCTGGCGAAGAAGGCTTTCTACTTTGGCGGACATCCAGTCATAACGTAGTCCAAGCTGAGCTTGCCAGTCAGGGTTTAACTGCAGTTGCTGCTGATGAAATACAGACCAGGACTGCTGTTGTACCTGATCCATTCGCACCGCCTGATGTTGTATCCGGTTTTCAGTGAGTGACAAGCCAAGTTGATCAATATCGTCATAACGGCTTTGCAGACCAAATTGATGGCTCCAGTCTAAAGAACCCAGTTTAAGTTGCAGCTCTTGGCTAAGCTCACCACCAAACAGCTGCCTTTTGTCGCTTTGTTCAAACTGGTCGCCTTTGAGTGGATCATTGAGAAAGTAACTGAAATTCGACCAGAGCTGCAATTCACTCTGGATCCAATAGCCACTGGCTTTGAAGTTCTGCTGTTGCCAGTGCCCGGAGATGCTCTGCCTGTTGCTATTGCCTCCTGAGCTTGGATCGATGACGCCTAGCCTGTCGATCAGTCCCTGATCGATGGCCCGCTGCGGGATTTGATCCGCTGCATTCCAGCTATTGTCATACAGCATAAAGGTTAGTTGTTGTGCTGAGTCGAGCTGTTGTGTGCTGTAACGGCTGACCAGATTCACTTTTTTTACCTGTTCATCGACACCTTGCCATGGGCCTGCATAACCTTGCAGCTCGACCGCATTCAGCCAGTCTGCAGAGTCGTAACTACTGCTGCCACTGACTAAAAGTCTCTGGTATTGATGTTGACCCAGGCTCAGTTGAAGCAGTTCTGGGCTTTGATTTTTTAATTCAAAATCAGCCGCTCCTGCATTGGCAAAATCACCATCCTTCGCCTGATAGTTCCCTTTACGATAGCGGATATGCTCCACCAGTTCGGGGATCAGAAAATTCAGATCTGAATAGCCCTGACCATGGCCATGGCTTCGCATATTCACAGGCATACCATCGACTGAAGTGGCAAAGTCAGTGCCGTGATCCAGATTAAAACCCCGTAAAAAATACTGATTGGCTTTGCCACTGCCGCTGTGCTGAGTTACGACCATGCCTGGTACAAACTCCAGCATATCGCCTGGTCTTAGCAGTGCCCGTTGTTCAATATCTACGCCATGCACATGGCCTTCTGAGGCATTGATAGTGGATCCATGTTGATGTTGATTACCCCGTACTAAAATCAGTTCAGGTTCCGTTGCACTGGTCTGTTCTTGATCCTGCTCTTGCGCTGTGACCAGAGCTGAACAAAGCACTAAGACGGAGATTAACATCTGTTCAGATCTGTTCATCAGGGAGCCATTTGGGTCAGATTCAGGGCAGGGCTTTGTTGCGAGACAACCCATTGTTTGTCTTGCCAGCTCACCAGCAGTTTATGATCGTGCAGCTCGCTAAACAGCTGATAATGTAATGAACTTTGTTGCGCATCACAGGTGCTGAATAAGGGCAAACTTAAATAATAGGTTTGATTTTTCTCAACAGCTATCCATGCATTGGCCTCTGTTTCCAACACACAGCTGTTATTCTGCTTGCTCTTTACATGCAGGTGTTGCTGCAAATAGTTGATGATCTGTGTCTTGTTTTTTTGGATATCACTCCAGCGAACATCCTGATCCGCAGGCCAGTTCAATGCCTGCTGTAAGTCGACAATACTCAGTTCCAGTGTGGCGGATAACCCTGCCTCTGTATTTTGTAGTTGCATAAAGGCGGTGCTTAAACTGTGTGCTGAGACAGAGCAACTTAAACATAAGCTTATGACTGCAAACCATTTCATGGTTGTTCTCCTGTTTGGACTGAGCGGGCGTTGTCTTGCTGCGACTGCGCAAGTGCCAGAGTGAATAACAGCTGATCATCCGGCTCTTGTGCTTGCTGCACATTTAGTCTTGCGTAGTACAAGGCTTTCTTTGGATCAGGGGCGAGTCGCAGGTAATAATGAGCCAAGTCAGCGCTGTGCAGTGTGTCCTGACGCTGTTCTCGCAGTGAAACCCTTTGTTGCATCAGGACTTGATACTCTTGCCCTTCGGCCAGTTGTTGTTCCGCTAAAGCCAGACGCAGCAGAAGTGCGTCTTCGAGCTGTTGGTGTTGGTGCAGATATTGTAATTTCTGATACACCAAAGCGGCATCCTGCTTCAGCGTCAAATCGGCCCATTTCACCCAGAGTGGCAAAGGTACGAACTCAGATTGTGCTGCGAATAGCAGCTGCTCTAACCAGGCTCTGGCTTGTTTGGGTTGGTGTAAGGCTTCCGCTTGCTCAGCCAGCACGGCAATCAGCCACTGTTGTTGCGCCAGTGGGATACTTTGCTGTTGTCTCGCCAGCAATTGTAAAGCCTTATAACTGTCCTGAGTTTTGCCTTGACGTCCTGCAACTTCCAGACTGCACAAGGACAATAAAAACAGCTCTTG of Rheinheimera sp. MM224 contains these proteins:
- a CDS encoding sugar porter family MFS transporter; the encoded protein is MNKILYWAMTVAVAGFLFGFDTAVISGADKPTQELWQSSPLFHGLFVMSSALWGTVLGALFGSWPCDRFGRKYTLVLIGVLYTVSAIGSALAPDPYSFAVLRFIGGLGVGMSSIAVPAYIAEIAPAAWRGRLVALYQFQIVFGILVAFLSNYLLAGTIEADWRLMLGVETIPALAYLLMVLRAPESPRWLLQQQKPEQARAVFSQLGHQNAEQIISDFQREQRVHANESLLAKRYRFPVMLAFLIAVFNQVSGINFIIYYAPRVFELAGLDSSASLLSSAGIGVINLIFTMLGLYLIDRLGRKTLMYIGSVGYILSLATVSWAFSSGVTGYFVVAAIFTFIAAHAIGQGAVIWVFISEIFPNAVRSKGQSLGSGTHWIFAALITLMMPWVLAHFSAAQVFAFFTFAMVLQLIFVKTMMPETKGRTLEELSGSLLSKEI
- a CDS encoding RagB/SusD family nutrient uptake outer membrane protein yields the protein MKQLTYTLICSLLALQLAACGGSDDLDVPPKAVLTPEQISTVSNIDALVIATYSYLGNDHYTAPNFLWPTGNLRAGDAHKGGNGPSDIFAYHALSMFEPIVPEMESFPPDLIDLNDKKWSRNYTGISRANEVLRVIASADSAVKETLQSKAAEARFVRALFYFDLKIHHKWIPWIDETLSQEQILTTGNRDLTDQQLWDKIAEDFRFAVNNLPDVQKDVGRASALSAKALLAKTLLYQAYEQDEQHNVIAINADKLNEVVRLVTEVEQSNVYNLHDDYAKNFLVEYENGVESVFAIQRSLNDGSPDGRGSWASALNAPQSGGFGCCGFHVPTENFVNAFKTGADGLPLFETGNNAVYNKDTDAVDPRLDHTVAMEGKPFKYDANLIHGGDSWSRAPAIYGNYTGMKDLEHPDCDCRGENGPFPIFSLNTVLVRFSDVLLWKAEALIELDRMNEAVPIINRLRQRAAASTARLNNASIYRIGQYSAFNSKDEARQALRWERRLELGLEGHRFFDLVRWGIAKETLDQYFLIEKGRKPYLQSAHFTKNKHEYLPIPNLQINLSGGLYIQNPGY
- a CDS encoding SusC/RagA family TonB-linked outer membrane protein → MKTFSMHPLARGIHMLLTSSTLLLPTFVWAEQQTEPPIQEEQKTNKEKEQQDIEIIQVSYGYASVEKKDLTGAIATVKLEDIADMPAGNIMQNLQGRVPGLQITTSGNPSSAATVRIRGQGLGPLGNNDPLYVIDGIPTKSGLHEINSNDIADVQVLRDAASSSIYGSRAGNGVIVVTTKKGQEGLDFNFRFNQTRESYNYDLQPLNTEQRGVAVWRAAVNDKTNPNTASPLYNFDWNGDYDNPQLNSVNLPAFTDPDNLQRPADTRWFDLVTREADVRDFNASLSGGDDNSRYYSSFGYYDSDGIVDGSSFERMAFRLNSEHELIKDRLKLGQTFLLTNQVGNLINDLAGQILSLSIEQQSIVPVFNDEGGWGGPVPGITDRDNPVRIIEQNRDNTHRFNKVMPGFFVEYSPLNDLKLKSSLSVDYSQFYFRNFTRSFKAGTLTFGDRLTVDDNWSRSIIASNTASYKVVLNDKHNFNLLAGIEQINFKSESARGIGSGFASNDRDFAFLSQATRDVRVEGDGDSWALDSQFARADYNYDDRYLASATVRRDGSSRFGENNKYGTFPAFSAGWVLSNEEFFNLDSISNLKLRLSWGETGNQEIPGNATATTYVPRYATQSLFTNQQDEGTAYDITGANGGTLPSGFVRAQTGNPDLKWETSTQSNIGLDIDLFSNTVYASFDWYQKETKDILTLTRPVATLGEGAQKWVNGGTIENNGFEMILGYQDWLSFDGWDDLKVDASFNLSKSRNKVTALPQDVINSFGGNGQDKTILGRSINSVYGYVAEGLFQNQTEVDEHATQAGAAPGRIRWADLDGNGVINENDQDFFATTDPDFLYGFNLTLNYNDWDLNMFWQGVKGGQIRNNWRLFTDFTSLNIGSNYGSRVLDAWTVQNSDSSVPALTLVDTNGEGRQSSFFWEEGSYLKLRNISVGYRPNLDLLDKFGIQEARIYLQAANLLTLTPDGTLSEDPETPNEVFPVPRRITLGLEMTF
- a CDS encoding TonB-dependent receptor, producing MNRSEQMLISVLVLCSALVTAQEQDQEQTSATEPELILVRGNQHQHGSTINASEGHVHGVDIEQRALLRPGDMLEFVPGMVVTQHSGSGKANQYFLRGFNLDHGTDFATSVDGMPVNMRSHGHGQGYSDLNFLIPELVEHIRYRKGNYQAKDGDFANAGAADFELKNQSPELLQLSLGQHQYQRLLVSGSSSYDSADWLNAVELQGYAGPWQGVDEQVKKVNLVSRYSTQQLDSAQQLTFMLYDNSWNAADQIPQRAIDQGLIDRLGVIDPSSGGNSNRQSISGHWQQQNFKASGYWIQSELQLWSNFSYFLNDPLKGDQFEQSDKRQLFGGELSQELQLKLGSLDWSHQFGLQSRYDDIDQLGLSLTENRIQHQAVRMDQVQQQSWSVFHQQQLQLNPDWQAQLGLRYDWMSAKVESLLRQENSGRASQGISSVKLGLRYQSDEAQQWDFSVGQGMHSNDARGATINTDPVTGEPANAVPLWVRSEGAELGWRYLQSKQWQISVAVWALQLDSELVYIGDAGGTEPNRASRRTGAELAWYYWISPAWTLDLELATSRSRYKSNSADEGRFIEGALPSVASIAINYHDDTGLHANLRLRHFGNRTLDSYNKQQAPSSTVLNADLSYQWQEWEFGAELLNLTNRKVADMVYFYPSRLQNEATAVEDRHFHPLEPRMLRLSVGYRF
- a CDS encoding tetratricopeptide repeat protein, giving the protein MMLQKTACITVVSLLMAGTAALPAITFAASPEDGLVLQSKNRVVLPSWVKQLEQQTSQAQSTADQVTLAQAYLQLARQPGWSRYFDKAQQLLKNAHSPSSAAYWLALADTAQQQHQFEDALNYLAKAQQLQPDDINALLMKNRIYLVQNNTAAALAECKKLLGQQELFLLSLCSLEVAGRQGKTQDSYKALQLLARQQQSIPLAQQQWLIAVLAEQAEALHQPKQARAWLEQLLFAAQSEFVPLPLWVKWADLTLKQDAALVYQKLQYLHQHQQLEDALLLRLALAEQQLAEGQEYQVLMQQRVSLREQRQDTLHSADLAHYYLRLAPDPKKALYYARLNVQQAQEPDDQLLFTLALAQSQQDNARSVQTGEQP